In one window of Clavelina lepadiformis chromosome 4, kaClaLepa1.1, whole genome shotgun sequence DNA:
- the LOC143452975 gene encoding uncharacterized protein LOC143452975, with translation MNWKVAIALVIIACMVIPEESYGIRRRRRRSSSGRRRSHRRTGSNSYHNTANHFVRREISGHSQGCCCMNQPANMFCHVNQRYHDGDLEELGRLHDEDKEAYDEEMRELADDLSDKFTPTEIENNLETLEKILVQAKKIKDSSQESDDTELMDLLGDDEDEDADFVLRKVDDKSDSPDQILTKILCKLFRE, from the exons ATGAATTGGAAGGTGGCAATAGCGTTGGTGATCATAGCCTGCATGGTGATACCTGAAGAGAGCTATGGCATCAGGAGAAGGCGTAGAAGGAGTTCCAGTGGACGTAGACGTAGCCATCGCCGAACTGGGTCAAACTCATATCATAACACTGCGAACCATTTCGTCAG AAGAGAGATTAGTGGGCACAGTCAGGGCTGTTGCTGCATGAACCAACCGGCCAATATGTTCTGTCACGTCAATCAAAGATACCACGATGGAGATCTTGAAGAACTTGGAAGACTTCATGATGAA GACAAGGAGGCTTACGACGAAGAGATGCGCGAATTGGCGGATGATTTGTCCGACAAGTTCACCCCGACGGAAATCGAGAATAACCTTGAAACACTTGAAAAGATCTTGGTTCAAG CCAAAAAGATAAAAGATTCAAGCCAGGAGTCTGATGATACTGAACTGATGGATCTTCTTGGTGATGATGAAGATGAGGATGCCGACTTCGTCCTTCGTAAAGTGGATGACAAAAGCGACAGCCCGGACCAGATTTTAACCAAGATTTTGTGCAAACTCTTTCgagaataa